The following proteins are co-located in the Pyricularia oryzae 70-15 chromosome 1, whole genome shotgun sequence genome:
- a CDS encoding charged multivesicular body protein 6, with the protein MGNSGSKVTAQDKAILDLKNQRDKLHRYQKKITILTDKETEIAKRMLEQGDKKRALLALRRKKYQESLLAKTDAQLDQLEKLANSVEFALIQKDVVFGLQQGTKVLEEIHKEMGGIEHVEKLMGETADAIAYQKEISEMLGNSMSNQDEDEVEDELAALEAEVNGVSALPNAPQTNLPKVKDPVAAESTAVKPDAEREAIPA; encoded by the exons ATGGGTAACAGCGGGAGCAAGGTCACAGCCCAGGATAA GGCCATACTCGACTTGAAAAATCAACGCGACAAGCTGCATCGGTACCAGAAGAAGATTACGATCCTGACGGACAAGGAGACGGAGATAGCCAAGCGGATGCTTGAGCAGGGCGATAAGAAAAGAGCATTGCTGGCGTTACGGCGCAAGAAATACCAAGAGTCTCTGCTGGCAAAAACAGATGCTCAACTAGACCAACTCGAGAAACTGGCAAACAGTGTCGAGTTTGCCCTGATACAAAAGGATGTCGTGTTCGGACTACAACAGGGAACGAAGGTCCTCGAGGAGATACATAAGGAGATGGGAGGCATAGAGCATGTCGAGAAGTTGATGGGCGAAACGGCAGATGCTATCGCATATCAAAAG GAAATCAGCGAGATGCTGGGCAACAGCATGTCAAACCAAGACGAAGACGAGGTGGAAGACGAGCTAGCCGCCCTGGAGGCAGAGGTGAATGGCGTCTCAGCATTACCAAATGCCCCGCAAACCAATCTACCAAAGGTCAAGGACCCGGTTGCAGCCGAGTCTACAGCTGTGAAGCCAGATGCCGAACGAGAAGCCATACCGGCATGA
- a CDS encoding ATP-dependent RNA helicase DHX8 — MADFDLGASFIPALHKPSSLLPIARHKDSLLYVVESNPVTVVVGQTGSGKTTQIPQFLEKAGWCSDGKLIGVTQPRRIAATTVALRVAEEYGSEVGKEVGYSIRFEDVTSEATRIKFLTDGLLIREALVDPLLSRYSIVMVDEAHERSVSTDILLGLLKKIRKKRPELRIIISSATLQAEQFLAFFSSTLGGSRQDREEPQGTIGTIVSLEGRTYPIDILYLESPAEDYLQRAVSTVLDVHENEPDGDILVFLTGRDEIEAAVDAVSERTAHLTSQDRGLLPLPLFSGLSTEQQMYIFEEAPANTRKVIFSTNIAEASVTISGIVYVVDSGFVKLRAYNPKTGIETLTAVPISKAAAAQRAGRAGRTKPGKCFRLYTEESYTSLSDTNIPEVQRSNLAPFILQLKALGIDNVLHFDFLTPPPAELMTKALELLYSLGALDDYAKLTKPLGLRMAELAVDPMMAKTLLSAESFGCLSEMLTIAAMTSAGGDVWIQHEGERKQFESRRRKFAAGEGDHLTFLNVYQAFVTKGRKESGFCHENLLNYKTMSRAVSIRAQLKRYLERFGIRVDETLASGKTRGASPGVTGEQIRRCLTTGYFAHAARMQADGTFQTVQGGTTLHAHPSSLMFNRKADWVIFHEVMETGAKTFIRDISKVEKCWLLEYAPDFYQVK, encoded by the exons ATGGCCGACTTTGATCTGGGTGCATCTTTCATACCGGCACTACACAAGCCCTCTTCGTTACTGCCTATCGCCAGGCACAAGGATAGCCTACTATATGTAGTAGAGAGCAATCCAGTGACAGTTGTCGTTGGACAAACTGGGTCGGGAAAAACAACTCAGATCCCGCAGTTTCTTGAAAAAGCTGGTTGGTGTTCTGATGGGAAGCTCATCGGAGTCACACAG CCCAGGCGTATTGCGGCCACCACTGTGGCATTGAGAGTGGCTGAGGAGTACGGATCAGAGGTTGGCAAGGAAGTAGGCTATTCCATCCGCTTTGAAGATGTCACTTCAGAAGCGACACGCATAAAGTTTCTCACTGATGGCCTCCTTATTCGAGAGGCCCTGGTGGATCCCCTACTGTCGCGCTATTCTATCGTCATGGTGGATGAAGCCCACGAGAGATCAGTCAGTACCGATATTCTACTTGGGCTGCTGAAAAAGATACGCAAAAAGCGTCCAGAGCTACGCATAATTATAAGCAGTGCAACCCTTCAGGCGGAACAATTTCttgccttcttctcctcaacTCTCGGAGGGTCGAGGCAGGACAGAGAAGAACCGCAAGGTACGATAGGGACTATTGTCAGCCTGGAAGGTCGAACATACCCTATCGATATCCTTTATTTGGAGTCGCCGGCTGAAGACTACCTGCAAAGGGCGGTGTCCACAGTGCTGGATGTCCACGAAAATGAGCCTGATGGTGATATCCTAGTGTTCCTTACCGGGAGAGACGAGATTGAGGCTGCGGTGGATGCCGTTTCCGAACGGACTGCTCATTTGACCTCGCAGGATCGTGGTCTCTTGCCTCTCCCGCTGTTTTCTGGGCTCTCGACCGAGCAACAGATGTATATCTTCGAAGAAGCGCCAGCGAACACCAGGAAAGTCATCTTCTCGACCAACATAGCGGAAGCATCTGTGACAATTAGCGGCATCGTATATGTCGTGGACAGTGGCTTTGTCAAGCTTCGCGCTTATAACCCCAAAACTGGCATAGAAACTTTGACAGCCGTGCCAATATCGAAAGCTGCGGCTGCTCAACGGGCTGGAAGGGCAGGGAGGACAAAGCCGGGCAAGTGTTTCCGACTGTACACCGAGGAATCATATACATCACTCAGCGACACCAACATACCAGAAGTACAACGGTCAAATCTGGCGCCATTCATCCTGCAACTCAAGGCTTTGGGCATCGACAATGTACTACACTTTGATTTCCTGACACCTCCACCCGCGGAACTAATGACCAAGGCCCTCGAACTACTCTACTCCCTCGGTGCCCTGGATGACTACGCCAAGCTGACAAAACCATTGGGACTGAGGATGGCCGAACTAGCTGTTGACCCAATGATGGCAAAAACCCTCCTCTCGGCCGAGTCGTTTGGCTGTTTGAGCGAGATGTTGACCATAGCTGCCATGACGAGTGCTGGTGGCGATGTATGGATCCAACATGAGGGTGAAAGGAAGCAATTTGAAAGCAGGAGAAGAAAGTTCGCGGCAGGTGAGGGTGACCATCTCACCTTCTTGAACGTATACCAGGCTTTTGTGACCAAAGGTCGCAAAGAGTCTGGTTTCTGCCATGAGAACCTGCTCAACTACAAGACAATGTCCCGAGCAGTGAGCATTCGAGCACAACTCAAACGCTACCTGGAACGATTCGGAATCCGCGTGGACGAGACATTAGCGTCGGGGAAGACGAGAGGAGCCAGCCCTGGGGTGACAGGCGAACAGATTCGACGCTGTCTGACGACGGGATATTTTGCCCATGCGGCGAGGATGCAGGCAGATGGAACATTCCAAACCGTCCAAGGAGGGACAACGCTGCATGCTCACCCGAGCTCTCTGATGTTCAACAGGAAGGCTGACTGGGTTATATTCCACGAGGTCATGGAGACCGGTGCCAAAACCTTCATCAGAGACATCAGCAAGGTAGAAAAATGCTGGCTGCTTGAATATGCGCCCGACTTTTACCAGGTAAAATGA
- a CDS encoding carboxylesterase 3 — MTAMPTPSPPRVKLRQGAYVGKTRPSSTHYPKPLAEFLGVPFAQSTAGENRFRPPQPLPTACPGDAADVAAVKFGQQCPGVLLPPEGIQTGEDCLNANIYVPANRAGKGGRDRLLPVIVYVHGGAFNMGLGAERNMASFVSCAAEDVVGVSFNYRVGPLGFLPSVAAAKEGVLNLGLMDQQMLLAWVQENIAEFGGDAGNVTVMGLSAGAHSIGHHLIYYATTAASAPAPFHKAILESGGPLARSVLTPTHQRHVTQLRDFLTALDMQNLPQADILQALRNIPVDDIHSAALNIWVKYSRSVCWPFQPTIDGVTIPDMPISSLRRGQVLKIPILTGFNTHEGANFVPAATDTDIEFRSFFKMLIPGASDAEDLDPLALQAYPDPTATPAAAQLYHPIPRGHGRQWARIEAAYAHYAYVCPVLQFADMLSATTTDSVYVYHFAPLSPPLATANHADNAPFAAHDASLLGPLRVRKADKQQPSAPYPGLMAISDALHSAYVRFIASRDGDPNAGAAAGSFWPPFDSPSAAKGAATAGQVLVFGWGNDERLGPAGSGSRGIAAIVQSLSRRELELCRFWWDRVELSQGLGQRLPVRPASRKSRL, encoded by the exons ATGACGGCCATGCCAACACCCTCCCCGCCTAGAGTGAAGCTCCGGCAAGGTGCATACGTCGGCAAGACGCGGCCATCGAGCACGCACTATCCCAAGCCGCTGGCCGAGTTCCTTGGCGTTCCGTTCGCTCAGAGCACGGCCGGGGAGAACCGATTTCGTCCTCCCCAGCCACTGCCGACAGCCTGTCCAGGAGATGCAGCAGACGTAGCGGCCGTCAAGTTTGGACAACAATGCCCGGGAGTGCTGCTGCCTCCCGAGGGCATCCAGACGGGCGAGGATTGCCTCAATGCCAACATTTACGTGCCGGCGAACAGGGCCGGTAAAGGCGGCCGGGATCGCCTTCTCCCCGTCATCGTCTACGTGCACGGCGGTGCGTTCAACATGGGGCTGGGAGCCGAGCGCAACATGGCCAGCTTCGTGTCGTGCGCCGCCGAGGATGTCGTCGGCGTGAGCTTCAACTACCGGGTCGGCCCGCTGGGCTTCTTGCCGTCTGTCGCTGCTGCCAAGGAGGGTGTGCTGAACCTGGGGTTAATGGATCAGCAGATGTTGCTTGCTTGGGTGCAGGAAAACATTGCCGAGTTCGGCGGTGACGCCGGGAATGTGACGGTTATGGGTCTCAGCGCCGGCGCTCATTCG ATTGGCCATCACCTCATCTACTACGCTACAACAGCAGCGTCGGCACCGGCCCCCTTCCACAAGGCAATCCTCGAGTCCGGCGGCCCCCTTGCGCGTTCCGTCTTGACGCCCACGCACCAACGGCACGTTACCCAATTGCGCGACTTTCTCACCGCTCTGGACATGCAAAACTTACCCCAGGCAGATATCCTGCAGGCTCTGCGTAACATACCCGTGGATGACATCCACTCAGCAGCCCTCAACATCTGGGTAAAGTACTCGAGGAGCGTGTGCTGGCCGTTCCAACCCACCATCGACGGCGTCACCATCCCAGACATGCCCATCTCCAGCCTCCGGCGCGGCCAGGTCCTCAAGATCCCCATTCTGACGGGCTTCAACACGCACGAGGGCGCCAACTTCGTCCCCGCCGCGACCGACACGGACATCGAGTTCCGGAGCTTCTTCAAGATGCTCATCCCCGGCGCCAGCGACGCCGAGGACCTTGACCCTCTCGCGCTCCAAGCCTATCCGGACCCGACCGCCACTCCCGCCGCCGCGCAGCTCTACCACCCCATACCCAGGGGCCACGGACGGCAGTGGGCGCGCATCGAGGCCGCCTACGCGCACTACGCCTACGTGTGCCCCGTGCTGCAGTTCGCCGACATGCTgtccgccaccaccacggaCAGCGTCTACGTATACCACTTTGCTCCTCTGTCACCCCCGCTCGCCACGGCCAACCACGCCGACAACGCCCCATTCGCCGCCCACGACGCCTCCCTGCTTGGGCCCCTGAGGGTCAGGAAGGCCGACAAGCAGCAGCCGTCGGCCCCGTACCCAGGCCTCATGGCCATCTCGGATGCCTTGCACAGCGCATACGTGCGCTTCATCGCCTCTCGCGACGGGGACCCCAACGCTGGAGCCGCGGCCGGGAGCTTTTGGCCGCCGTTTGACTCGCCGTCCGCAGCAAagggcgccgccaccgcgGGTCAGGTCCTCGTCTTTGGTTGGGGCAACGACGAACGCCTGGGGCCTGCGGGATCGGGTAGCAGAGGGATCGCTGCCATCGTGCAGAGTCTTTCCAGGCGAGAGCTCGAACTGTGCAGGTTCTGGTGGGACCGGGTTGAGTTGAGCCAGGGACTCGGCCAGAGGTTACCTGTCAGGCCCGCGTCGAGGAAATCTCGCTTGTGA